A segment of the Vibrio sp. 16 genome:
TATTTTTAATCTGGCTTGGCTGGTTTGTTTCTCGTAACCAAAAGTCAGGAGAAGATTTCCTATTGGGTGGTCGTGGTCTGCCACTGTTTCTTGTTTTAGGTACCACAGTAGCAACCATGGTTGGCACGGGCTCTAGTATGGGCGCGGTTGGCTTTGGTTACGCAAATGGCTGGGCTGGAGCGCTTTATGGCATTGGCGGTGCCATAGGTATCTTGCTACTTGCTCTCTGGTTTGCCCCAGTCCGTAAACTCAACTTTATGACAATGAGTGAAGAACTCGCTTACTACGTGGGTGCAAACCGCATCGTTAAGAACGTGGTTGGTCTGCTTATCTTTATCGCGTCAATTGGGTGGCTCGGTGCACATATTCTTGGTGGTGGGATGTACCTCGCTTGGATTGCAGACATCGAACTTAGCACGGCGAAAATGATCATTGCAGCGGCATTTACCATCTACGTTGTTATCGGTGGCTACACGGCTGTTGTGTGGACCGATACGATTCAAGCTATCATTCTCTTTGTTGGCTTCATTCTAATGGCGGTACTGTCAGTGCAGCACATTGGTGGCTTAGATAACTTATACGCCGCGATGGATCCCGCAGCGACAAGCTTCCTAGCGATTGAAAAACTCGGTCTTCTGCCTGCAATTTCTCTTGCGGTTGTGATTGGTGTCGGTGTACTTGCAACACCATCATTTCGTCAGCGTATCTACTCAGGTAAGGATGTTTCTACGATTCGCCGCTCTTTTGTTGGCTCGGGTATCTTGTACCTTTTCTTCTCTATCATTCCCGCCATCATCGGTATGGCCGCACATGCCATTGACCCAACGCTAACTAACCCGAACTTCTCGTTCCCCTACATTGCGGCAACCGTCTTGCCTGTGGGTGTTGGCTTAATTGTTCTTATCGCGGGCCTTTCGGCAACCATGTCGAGCGCAAGCTCTGATGCGATTGCCGGCGTCTCTATCTTATTGCGTGACGTGTATGTGATGTTCACAGGCCGCGTGCCAAATAAAGAGTCTATGCTGAATTACTCTCGTCTTGCTCTTGTGGTGGTGATTGGCTGTGCTTTGTTGTTCGCTCTTACCTCAAACGACATCATTAGCTACATCACTAAAATGATTTCAACGGTTATGTCAGGCATGTTTGTCTGCGGTATGCTGGGTCGCTTCTGGAAACGCTACAACTGGCAAGGTGCGCTGGCGACACTGGCAGGGGCGTCTATCGCGTCAATTACCGTCATGATGAGCGCAGACCTAACCGCATTCTGGGGCAACCCAGTGATTCCTTCATGCCTGTTCGCATTAACTGCGGGTATCGTGGTGAGCTTAGTGACGCCTGCGAACCAAGTAAGCCCAGAAATGGCACGTGCAATTCTTGATGATGAGCGAGCGCTGATGGAAATGGAACTGTCCGACAAAGGCCAACTAGACGAAGACGTTTCACTGCAAAATCGTCAAGCAGTGAAGAGTGCTTTTTAAACATCCATCATACTAAATTGGGTGGTTCAGCAATGGGCCACCACACTAAACAGGTGAGCCCAAATGACACATCCAATTCATATCGCGTTCTTCGGTGAATGCATGATTGAACTTAGCGGCCTTCCTCTTAAAAAGGGTTTCGGTGGCGATACACTAAACACCGCACTTTACCTTTCTCGTCTGACTAAGCGTACCACTCTTTCAGTGAGTTACGCCACTGGGCTAGGTAAAGATGCGCTATCACAGCAGCTCATCGAAGCTTGGCAGCAAGAGGGGATTAATACCTCGCTGGTGGAGCAATACGGCGACAAACTACCTGGGCTTTACATGGTGGAAACGGACCCTCAAGGTGAGCGCAGCTTTATGTATTGGCGAGACAGCGCCGCGGTTAAAAGTTACTTCCTTAACGCAGAGCTCAGCAAGCTTGAACAGGCAATGAAGCAAGGCCGCGTTGATGCGGTTTATTTAAGTGGTATTAGCTTGGCGATTCTTTCTGATGTGTGTAAAAAGCGGCTTATTGATGCATTAAGTGATTTTTCACAAGCGGGTGGACAGGTGATGTTTGATAATAACTTCCGCCCTCAATTGTGGACAAGCGAACAAGCCAAATACTGGTATGGTCAGCTTCTTCCACTAGTTGATATTGCTCTCATTACTGAAGATGATGATCAGTTGGTGTGGGGAGCGGACGAAAGCGTCGAGCAGCGCAGTGTACGTTTAGGTTGCAAAGAAACGGTGATCAAACGCGGCTGTGAGCCATGTAAAGTGATTTGGCAGCAAGGTGGCGAAACACATCATGCTTATGTCAGCGCAGAGCAGGTCGCCAATGTGGTTGATACTTGTGCGGCGGGCGATTCGTTTGCAGCAGGCTATTTAGCGGCAAGACTTAATGGACAAAGTGCCGAAGCTGCGGCGGCGTTAGGCCATCAGCTAGCGTCAACTGTGATTCAATTTTCAGGTGCGATCATCCCGAAATCGGAAATGGCCCACCTCACTCTTTCTTAACAATTTCTGGGTAATAAACATGAACAACGAAATGATCAACAAACTAAAACAATTCAAAGTTATCCCTGTTATTCAAATCAACAAAGTGGAGCATGCGGTACCTTTGGCAAAAGTCTTAGTGGAAAACGGCTTGCCAGTCGCGGAGGTGACCTTTCGCACAGAAGCTGCAGCTGACGCGATTAAAGCGATGAGCGAAGCCTACCCAGAAATGTGTGTAGGTGCTGGTACGGTATTAAACGCGCAGCAGGTTGACCAAGCCAAAGCCGCAGGTTCTGAGTTCGTGGTTGCTCCCGGATTGAATCCAAACACGGTCCGTTACTGCCAAGAAGTGGGCATGCCAATAGTTCCGGGCGTAAACAACCCAAGCCAAGTTGAGCAAGCGTTAGAGCTTGGTCTGAATTTCCTAAAATTCTTCCCTGCGGAAGCGTCTGGTGGGGTCGCCATGGTGAAATCCCTACTTGCACCGTATGTGGATGTGAGCTTGATGCCAACAGGCGGCATCGGTAAAGGCAACGTCAATGATTATCTAGCGATTGATCGAGTCGTGTGCTGCGGTGGCACGTGGATGGTGGCGCCAAGTTTGATTGAAAACGAGCAGTGGGATGAGATCGCAAAGTTAGTCCGCGAAGCGGTCGAGCATGTGGCGTAGCTCAGAACAACAACCTTTAATACAGGACAAAGACAATGAAAAAAGCGACGTTAGCTCTACTCGTTTCGGGCTTAATGACAGGACCTGCAGCAATGGCAATGGCACCCAATACCGACTTAAACCTTATGCCTTACCCACAAGAAGTGGAACTGGGCTCGGGCTCTGTAAGCATCGACAAAGCGTTTAGTATTTTCATCAAAGGTTACGATTCTGAGCGCGTTCAGTTTAACGCGAAGCGCACCATGGAACGTTTATACCGTCAGACTGGCCTGCCAATGCTCCACTGGCAGGCGGAGTCTGAAAAAGACGCCACCTTAGTGATCGACATTCGCAAAGGACCAAAAGATGCTGTGCAAAATATTGATAGCGATGAGTCATACCAACTTGAGGTAAAAGATGGTCAAATTCGCCTCTCATCTGAACGTCCGTATGGTGCATTCCACGGCCTTGAAACCTTCCTCCAGCTTGTGACCACCGATTCGAACGGCTATTCGGTTCCAGTGGTGTCAATTGACGATGAACCTCGCTTTAAATGGCGCGGCGTCTCTTACGATACTTCTCGTCACTTCATTGAGCTCGACGTGATTCTGCGTCAGTTGGATGCCATGGCATCGGCGAAAATGAACGTGTTCCATTGGCACATTTGGGACGATCAAGGCATCCGCATTCAGCTCGACAACTACACCAAGCTTTGGTCTGAAACCGCTGACGGTGACTACTACACCAAAGATGAAATCCGCTACGTCGTAAATTACGCACGCAACCTTGGTATTCGTGTCATTCCAGAAATTTCACTGCCAGGTCACGCGTCGGCGGTTGCACACGCTTACCCTGAACTCATGTCTGGCATGGGCGAGCAGTCTTACCCACAGCAACGTGGTTGGGGTGTGTTTGAGCCGTTAATGGACCCGACTAATCCAGAGCTTTACACCATGCTTGCGAGCGTGTTTGATGAGGTAGTCGAGCTGTTCCCAGATGAGTATTTCCACATTGGCGGTGATGAGCCAAATTACAAACAGTGGAAAGAGAACCCGAAGATCCAACAATTCATTGCGGACAACAATTTAGATGGTGAACGCGGCTTGCAATCTTACCTCAACACTAGAGTTGAAAAGATGCTCGAAGAGCGTGGCAAGAAGATGTCGGGCTGGGATGAAATTTGGCACAAAGACTTACCCAAATCGATCGTTATCCAAAGCTGGCGCGGGCATGACAGCATTGGTCGTGCAGCAAAAGAGGGTTACCAAGGCGTACTGTCTACCGGCTACTACTTAGATCAACCGCAGCCAACTAGCTACCACTACCGCAACGACCCAATGCCAAAAGGCGTCACGGTGGATGACACGCTACACAGCGGTGAAAAGTTCGAAACGTACGACTGGGTGAAGCCACGCAACAAGGGCGGCCCGCGTAAAGGTAATCTCACCATTATCGAAGCAAAAGATGGCACTTTCCGCGCATTTACCGACTATAACGGCAAATCTCGTGAAGAAGTGCATATTCTAGAATACATACCTGGGGTTAAATTCCGTGGTCACTTCGATAACTTCATGTCCTACACAGAATTCAACTATCAATTTGCAGGCGGCAAGCTGAAAGAGGGCAGTTACCAGATCATTGGTAATGTTCGCTGGCCAGCAACGGGTGAACTGGTCGCAAGCAGCGCAACCAAAGGCAGTGTCATTCCAGAGCCAAATGGCGGCTATCCAGCAGAGCTAAAAGGTAAGGAGAAAGATCTAATCTTAGGTGGTGAAATTACCATTTGGGGTGAGAACCTAGATTCAATGACCATCGAGCAGCGCCTATGGCCACGCAGCTATGCGATTGCTGAGCGTTTATGGTCAAGCCAAGAGCTAACAGACGAGCGCAGCATGTATCAGCGCATGAGCGTGATGGACACATGGTCTGAAATCTCTTTAGGTCTGCGCCATCACGCCGACGCGACTATGATGCTCAAACGTCTGGCTAATGGTGCTGACGTGACACCACTACAAACGTTGGCCAAGTACATCGAGCCTGCTCAGTACTACGCACGTCACTGGGAAAAATGGATTTCAACGCCAAATAAAGGCGATCTTTACAACCAGTATGAACGTCTAAACCGCTTTGCGGATGCCTTGCCAGTAGAGAGCTTAGCTGTGTATGAGATGAACGATCTTGTTGAGGCGTTCGCAAATGGCGATAAAGCCGCACTAGACAAACTTGCGATGCATTACCAAGTCGTGTCGTTGGCGGCACAGCAAGCGAAACCCATCTTTGCCAACAACGTAGCCTCGGTTGATACCGTGAAAGTGGCAGATGCGACGGTTAAAGTTGCAGAGCTGGCAAATACCTTGGTTGAGATTGCCAAACAAGGGAAAACGATTCGTCAGGCGGATGCCGCGGAATATCAAGGTGTGATTAATGATAACGCCATCATCCTAGATGAAACGATTGCCGCCATCGTTAAACCAACAGAGCGTTTGCTTCACATTTTGACCAAGTAGTCGTGAAACCATTTGCCGCTAGCCTGCGCTGGCGGCATTGTGCTGGATAACATTCTTATTGGAATCATGATGATGCAAGCAAGTAACCACTTACTCTTTTATGTAGGAACCTACACCGACTCACCCAGTAAAAGCCAAGGGATCGGAATGGTCAGCCTGAACCAAAACACCGGTGAACTGATCCGTTTAGAGGACGTTTATCCGCTGCGAAATCCCTCTTATCTAACCCAAACTAAGCACGCCTTGTATAGCTTTTCCGAAGTGGCTCAAGAAGATGGAGCCCAGCTCGTATGTCTGCAAGAAAAAGCCGCCTATTCAGTGCCGATTGAAGGTGATTATCCTTGTCATGTGGATGTGTCAGCTGATGGGCAGTATCTCGCAGTGGCGAACTATGGCTCAGGCAATGTGAGTATTTACTCTCTAGATAGCCAAGGTATCGCCAACACTTTAGTGGCTAACTTGTTTGAAGATGGGCAAGGCCCCAATAAAGACCGCCAGCTTTCACCTCACGCGCATCAAGCGGTGTTTCTAAAGCATCAACCCACACTGGCGACCGTCGATTTAGGCAGCGATGCCATCCGTTTTTATACCATTGAACAAGATAAGTTTTCACTCGCTCAGACGGTCGCGTTTCCGCCGGGATCAGGGCCACGTCATTTGGTGTTCAATCACGCTGAAGAGACGGCGTATGTAGTGTGTGAGCTAAGTGAAACCTTGGTGGTACTAACGCAGAAAGAAAGTGGTTG
Coding sequences within it:
- a CDS encoding sodium:solute symporter family protein, encoding MNSTLFLTGFGVYVLFLIWLGWFVSRNQKSGEDFLLGGRGLPLFLVLGTTVATMVGTGSSMGAVGFGYANGWAGALYGIGGAIGILLLALWFAPVRKLNFMTMSEELAYYVGANRIVKNVVGLLIFIASIGWLGAHILGGGMYLAWIADIELSTAKMIIAAAFTIYVVIGGYTAVVWTDTIQAIILFVGFILMAVLSVQHIGGLDNLYAAMDPAATSFLAIEKLGLLPAISLAVVIGVGVLATPSFRQRIYSGKDVSTIRRSFVGSGILYLFFSIIPAIIGMAAHAIDPTLTNPNFSFPYIAATVLPVGVGLIVLIAGLSATMSSASSDAIAGVSILLRDVYVMFTGRVPNKESMLNYSRLALVVVIGCALLFALTSNDIISYITKMISTVMSGMFVCGMLGRFWKRYNWQGALATLAGASIASITVMMSADLTAFWGNPVIPSCLFALTAGIVVSLVTPANQVSPEMARAILDDERALMEMELSDKGQLDEDVSLQNRQAVKSAF
- a CDS encoding sugar kinase, which codes for MTHPIHIAFFGECMIELSGLPLKKGFGGDTLNTALYLSRLTKRTTLSVSYATGLGKDALSQQLIEAWQQEGINTSLVEQYGDKLPGLYMVETDPQGERSFMYWRDSAAVKSYFLNAELSKLEQAMKQGRVDAVYLSGISLAILSDVCKKRLIDALSDFSQAGGQVMFDNNFRPQLWTSEQAKYWYGQLLPLVDIALITEDDDQLVWGADESVEQRSVRLGCKETVIKRGCEPCKVIWQQGGETHHAYVSAEQVANVVDTCAAGDSFAAGYLAARLNGQSAEAAAALGHQLASTVIQFSGAIIPKSEMAHLTLS
- a CDS encoding bifunctional 4-hydroxy-2-oxoglutarate aldolase/2-dehydro-3-deoxy-phosphogluconate aldolase; amino-acid sequence: MNNEMINKLKQFKVIPVIQINKVEHAVPLAKVLVENGLPVAEVTFRTEAAADAIKAMSEAYPEMCVGAGTVLNAQQVDQAKAAGSEFVVAPGLNPNTVRYCQEVGMPIVPGVNNPSQVEQALELGLNFLKFFPAEASGGVAMVKSLLAPYVDVSLMPTGGIGKGNVNDYLAIDRVVCCGGTWMVAPSLIENEQWDEIAKLVREAVEHVA
- a CDS encoding beta-N-acetylhexosaminidase codes for the protein MKKATLALLVSGLMTGPAAMAMAPNTDLNLMPYPQEVELGSGSVSIDKAFSIFIKGYDSERVQFNAKRTMERLYRQTGLPMLHWQAESEKDATLVIDIRKGPKDAVQNIDSDESYQLEVKDGQIRLSSERPYGAFHGLETFLQLVTTDSNGYSVPVVSIDDEPRFKWRGVSYDTSRHFIELDVILRQLDAMASAKMNVFHWHIWDDQGIRIQLDNYTKLWSETADGDYYTKDEIRYVVNYARNLGIRVIPEISLPGHASAVAHAYPELMSGMGEQSYPQQRGWGVFEPLMDPTNPELYTMLASVFDEVVELFPDEYFHIGGDEPNYKQWKENPKIQQFIADNNLDGERGLQSYLNTRVEKMLEERGKKMSGWDEIWHKDLPKSIVIQSWRGHDSIGRAAKEGYQGVLSTGYYLDQPQPTSYHYRNDPMPKGVTVDDTLHSGEKFETYDWVKPRNKGGPRKGNLTIIEAKDGTFRAFTDYNGKSREEVHILEYIPGVKFRGHFDNFMSYTEFNYQFAGGKLKEGSYQIIGNVRWPATGELVASSATKGSVIPEPNGGYPAELKGKEKDLILGGEITIWGENLDSMTIEQRLWPRSYAIAERLWSSQELTDERSMYQRMSVMDTWSEISLGLRHHADATMMLKRLANGADVTPLQTLAKYIEPAQYYARHWEKWISTPNKGDLYNQYERLNRFADALPVESLAVYEMNDLVEAFANGDKAALDKLAMHYQVVSLAAQQAKPIFANNVASVDTVKVADATVKVAELANTLVEIAKQGKTIRQADAAEYQGVINDNAIILDETIAAIVKPTERLLHILTK
- a CDS encoding lactonase family protein → MQASNHLLFYVGTYTDSPSKSQGIGMVSLNQNTGELIRLEDVYPLRNPSYLTQTKHALYSFSEVAQEDGAQLVCLQEKAAYSVPIEGDYPCHVDVSADGQYLAVANYGSGNVSIYSLDSQGIANTLVANLFEDGQGPNKDRQLSPHAHQAVFLKHQPTLATVDLGSDAIRFYTIEQDKFSLAQTVAFPPGSGPRHLVFNHAEETAYVVCELSETLVVLTQKESGWQIEQQLPLLPDSEIGQAASAINLSADERFVYVSCRHQNQISCFDVSGEKVQWLFGSECGGSFPRDFTLSSCGEWLVVANQHSNNLVSYQRNLNDGTLTPTGHKCQIDSPVCLVEQPK